The sequence ATTTGTAAAACTATTAAATATGTAAATTATCTAATGTAATAATTGTATTATAAACTGAAAGTTTAATAATCAAGAAATATGCTTTATAATTCTAAGCCTGTGTACTTAGGCGACCAATTTATGCAAGTAGTGCATCACACTCAGCTTTGAAGTCAACAGGAGAGACTTTATTGACTGTGCCTTTCATCTTTGATTCTGAATTGTATGTGTCAGTGGACACCAAGAGTGTGAATGAATAGTGATGTGACAAAAGTCTTTTAATCACTAAGAAAGGTGTTTCTATTGTTGTTGCATCATTTTCCAGTGCACAAAGCTCTTTTgcagttttgtgtagcaagtgaatgCCAACGTCATCAAATGCAGTGGCCCAAAGAGTACCTGTGGCATCTTGTAACTTTACTGGCAAGAGGTAACTATAGTTGTAGTCTTGCATAGTCATTTCACATCTAGGGTAGTACCAAGAATCATCAACTTGTTGTGTACATTTGTTTTTGCATGGCCTTCCATTGACTATTAGTGGACAAGCTGCATAATAGAATCTTTTATCAGTTATGTTTACAAAATGCAGAACAGCCAGCAaagtagtttgaattgtttctggTTTGATACTCATCCTCTCACAGATTGAAGAAATAGTCATTCTACTATATTTCCCATCTACGTGGATAGTTTCTGGAACAAAGGGTACAACAAGCAAAGGGTCCTTTCCTCTTAATGTTAGAGGTTCTGCTTCTGGAAAAGGTGGGTTGATATGTAATGTGGTCACAGCTGTTATGTTTATAATCTTTCCATTGAAATAAGCAACACGAGCATTACGCAAAGCAAGGATAACCACACTATCATTGgttaacatatttttcaattctAGGCCTTTTTGTTCTACCATTGGACCCCATAGGTTAATCTCAATTGTTGATCCAGACAGATCATTAATTTTCACAACTCACTTATGTGTTTGACTGCCATCTTTCATGTGTATTGGAATGATATCTCTAATGTATAAAACAAAACCAATTATGTCAACCAACGTGTTATTTGTTAGATGAAACAATTCACTAATGGACATGAAAAGAGAACGTTGTTGATCTGcttgttcttcattgctgcagcgtttcagtatggatgtatcagATAAGATGATTTCTAAATGACTATTTAGTTTTTTGTACCTTGCATTTGCTTCCTTAATGGATCcctttgaaataatataatgtgaACCTACTTCCACACAGTTAGAGTGTAACTGAGCTATTTCATCAAAACATGTGACTCTAATTTCACAGCCCTCATAGtcaacaatgtcaaagctaaacacATGCCCATTTTTTGTGGTTGTGCTATATGCCTTGATAGGGCATTTATGAGTAACTCTACCTttgattgtccatttattttggtatggattcaaaTTTTTGATCGGGCTTATATTTTCAAAAGTCATCATTTGCGGGGATGGCAATTCAATAGAAAACTGAAGAGATCATTTAGATGTTGATGGTTTGTCCTCAGACATTAtttctggttgttgttctttgaataGGTATACTGGTTTACCAAAGAATGGGCAATCACtgtgtttcacttgcagactaagTATTACAATAATCCTGTGAAAAGAAAAGACTTCTTTTTAAATTACTATCAATTATACTTAAAAACAATTAAATAGAGATCAAACATATCATATTTAATAACCATAGTTtgtttcctaccttgtgttccatatgtatTTGCATGTATAACTCGATAACTGGACTATTGTGCCTTTTTTTAGAATATTTGAATCTATTAGAGTAGCATATTTAGAAGGCAAGATTGCTAACTGCATGTATGTGCCATTAGATAACACTAATTTATGTTTGTCAGTATCATCTGTGTTGTTCTGCATTTTCTGAAATGACAAAACTTGTAGCAATGTTGAAGGAAGCTCATCCccagcattgatagattgaattgcaaaaggGGTAGGGGCATACTCTTGGGttttttccaacaaaaaaaatatgaatatagaggatttaattttAACACTAAGCAAGTCATATATGTGCTTACTTGTTAATGTAAAGCATGTGTTAGTAGAGTATGTAATCAAGCTATGTTATCTATAGAGTATTCATCTACTTTTGGACTATGCTATGGAAAAAGGATGGTATGGAAAAGAGAGATGTATTGTCAAAAAAAAGAACATAAAAGATTTCTATTTTGAAAAGGTTTGATAATTTAGCTTACCAAACTATCAATTGTGGAGTGCTCTATCGATTCAGAGGTGGTTGCTAGAGATGCCATTGTGCATATAGACCTTTTTTGTTTCAGACAAATCTCACAACTTAGCATACATGCTAGTCAATGTTATGGCAGaaagttaatttatttaatcctaaaagtTTTATTTATTGGAAGATTTGAATATTGTACAGCtcatatgaaataaacaaaacatCATGCAAGGATATTGTATATACCTGTTTCTTAGTTTCAAAATCCTTTTAGATTTAATCTGATGATAAATTATGCATCGCCTTGACTGGTATATTGACTTGCAGATTAAAGTTGATTGAGTTCCTATTGTGacatttaaaatattttgttaGAGTAGGTTGAGTGCCATAATGGGCAAAATAATTCTTTGTAGTTGCTAAATATGCAACAAAATCCTACTAAACAAAAAAACTGTTGCTAATTGAAATTGAGGATTGTAGATCTTTTTTTGTATTGTGTTATTTAGTAGTTCTTCAGTTTGGGCAAGTTTAGGTAAGTGATGAACTAAGCATATTGAAGATGGAGAAATTGTAGCTACATTAAGGCGTATTTTCTTTTTATGATTTGACAGTTAAAAGTAAATTACAAGCATGATGAATTGTAGTTCTTATATCAGAATACAATCACAACACGATTTAAACTGATCAAAGGCATATATGCATAAGAACAGTAAAATTAACTGAGCATAGACTAATGCTGCTAGAGtttaaattttgtttcaaatggtaATGAACTGATCATAATGTGATTGAAACATGTATTCAAAAGGACAATTGGTCATATGCTAACAAGCTTAAAAAACATAAAGTATCACTTTATGATTTACATATTTGAGAGCATGTTAACAAAATATGAGATGCATTTGTTTTTTTCGAATGTTaatcaaaatatgaatgtagctttTCAAGGATTCAATAATTACAAAAAcacaggatctacccaagcaacCCATCCAAGCTCATGATCAGTCCATTTAAATACTTtgtctcccaatgtgaaaataaccaTTGGATCAGTTAATTGTTCAGCACTTGGTATTGGTAAATGCGTTAATTTGATACTATGTATGGTTGTTACAACACTACAAGATGTAGAGAGGTTTACTGTTGTTTGGTTGGGTAATTTATGTTCATAGTGGTGAATTATCTTTCTAAGGTTGCTCTTTAACTTGTTGCTCTCTTGCAACATCCTTTCAATGACATTGTTAATGTCCTCTATTTCTTTCAATCTTctatccattgttgaaatttgattGTGTTAGTGTGGTTATTTTCTGTTGGAATGACAGAATGAAAATGCATTACTAAAAAAAGTGAACATAAAAGAATAAGACAACTTATCTTTAAGTAgatcatatttttttttgtaaatcgtAATGAATTTACTATGGACTGATTATAAAAACTTGTAATAATTAGTTGAAGACTTTAAGTTATGTAAATTGACTAATGAGGCAACTTCGACATGGCATAAATTAGATGGATTTCAACAAAAGGTTGTGTAAGATGCTGATGTTGGCAGCATGGGCGATGTAGGGTGGATAATAAGAATTTCATGCCTGCAATAAATACTTTTTGTTGGGAATAATACAacctataaaataaataattatcaaaaaagcactgcatgacattttcttttagtaCATCATGCTGCATACAGCATACTGCAATAGAGCATATCCATCAATGACATTACAGTGTTCTTGCTAAGACAATTAGATCTCTAAAATGTAAAAAAACTTCCACCCTAGAAGAAAACTATCTAGTTTCTTGTTACACTCTCTTGGTTTTTGCTCTTTCATAATCTTGTTAATGATTACTGTCTTTGTGGATATATAAATTTCATAAtggatttacatatatgtatacatgtatatatatacatgtacttatatttatAACTACTATGAACACGTATAATAATTTTAATATGAATagatgtacacatatatataaacatctTTGTAGGTGTATGTATATTGTTTGTGGTAGGCAATGCTTTCACTCTGCAAGATAAGTGCTTAGTTTGACCTATTTTAGGATCTATCCatatatatatccatgtgtatatatacaGGTATACATGTCTATATAGATGTACATACACGTATAAGCATCAGTAACTGTTTTAAGGAAATctgatatatatatacatctatatctatatatatacatggatatatatttaAGTATGGCCATGAATGATTTCACTCTGCAAGGTAAGTattcacttttacaatttaaaGGGTTTGTGAAACGAATACaactaaaaaatattaataaacttCTACTCTACAAGGGAACTGTACACTTTCTTGGTAGTCTGTCTTGGTTATTGCTCTTTTGTAATCTTGAGCACTAATTGTTTTAAGGAAatctaatatatatacatatatatctatatatatacacatgtatacatatttaAATATGAATGTGAACTTAATCCAACGTAACCATAAAATTTGTAAACCAAACTACTTAGcacaacaacaaaataaaatacttTTTATGGTTCATACCGGCCATAAATAATGTTGACATTCATGCATTTGGCAGGGGAGGAAAACATTAAAGACAACATCGCTTCAAAAAATGAGTGCACAGACCGATGCCACCCCGAGTGTACAGCTCACGACACAAAAAGAAACCCAACGCACAAGTCACTATGACGGGAAGAATTAGAGGGACAAACATTCCTGTTGTTGCTGGAATATCTTACACATTCGTGGTGGAATTCTCTCACTAAAAAGGATACAAATCTTGTGGAAATTGTAATCAGTAAATGAGAGAAGGTATCTACCTTATATAATAAGTTGGTCACAAAATCACAATTATACACATCAATGCCATTATTCTAATGTTGTAAATCTAGATCAATTTTTAGCAGTTATTTATCTTGTAGACTAAAAGCCTTCATGTGCAGAAATTCAGTTATCACATTTGCGTCAGTCTATGTACACATTTCCTGAAGCAACGATGTATTTAATGTTTTCCTTCCCAACCGTGCGCATGCATGTCAACATTGTTTATGGCTATTGGTTAACCGTAAAATGTATCTGGTAATGTTACATATAGTCATCGTTTCAAGTTTTTCACCCACTATCCTTTTAGGTTTTTCACGCATTGAAGCACTTACAAAGGTTTccaattataataattttttaaaaagttcATGTGCATGCAAAGGAGGGAGTTTTATTTTGAAGAGTTTTTGAGTCTTAATAGGTTTAGGTCAAAATTTTAAGAGTTTTACCACGTTTGGGTTTGTCTTCAAAAACTTGCAGGCTTCCAAGCATCGCTAGGAATGTTACTGATGAAATTGAAAACTATAATGAAGCTCATGTTGGATCTAACACCGCTTGCAATCAATTTTATAATTGGCATGAAACATAGTGGTTTTATTGGCAAACAATACAATGGAAGGCCCTGCGAGATGTAGAATCCCCCTATCAAGCCTTGTTATTGTCAACCTTGGGAAAATATACCGAGAAGTCTCCTTTTCATGTATAAACCCTCAAATTATATATGTGAATGTTGAGATGATAAGTCTTTGAGGATGATTATCACATATGTATCACAACATCAAGAAAATACAAGGAATAAAAATGACAAAACAGATTGATAGGGTATAGGGAGAAATCACAAGGGCAATCATGGTAGGACCAAATGAAGAGAAAGGAATGACGACCTAATAATGGGAATTCCATTTAATGTACCCTCACACTTGATAAACATGTAGGTGGTTATGTGTGATGAGGTTTACATGACAATAGAAAGTGAACAATGATAGTCCTTAAGGAAGACATTTTTGGAAAAAATTTAGACCTTAGATACCATGGAGGAAAAA is a genomic window of Cryptomeria japonica chromosome 7, Sugi_1.0, whole genome shotgun sequence containing:
- the LOC131064247 gene encoding replication protein A 70 kDa DNA-binding subunit A-like, which gives rise to MVEQKGLELKNMLTNDSVVILALRNARVAYFNGKIINITAVTTLHINPPFPEAEPLTLRGKDPLLVVPFVPETIHVDGKYSRMTISSICERMSIKPETIQTTLLAVLHFVNITDKRFYYAACPLIVNGRPCKNKCTQQVDDSWYYPRCEMTMQDYNYSYLLPVKLQDATGTLWATAFDDVGIHLLHKTAKELCALENDATTIETPFLVIKRLLSHHYSFTLLVSTDTYNSESKMKGTVNKVSPVDFKAECDALLA